In Deltaproteobacteria bacterium, a single genomic region encodes these proteins:
- a CDS encoding VCBS repeat-containing protein, translating to MLRWSVDAFVYATDFIELEPPSCGNPSQVERANVDGDEFDDVLVFTDCIPHPRFGEQAGFYLFRGSPVLVDLHPEFVQTDIPVYRALVEDFDGDGLDDVLFDNIEELDLFVAEGDGKFGPAIVVWTSDIPLSLDSNNVWEFDFADLDGDGAKEILAGRTVILDPLGSPVFEDYIPEGVFAPVIEILPAGDISGDGVDDLVLLTSPVTVAQVLISGPPGPH from the coding sequence GTGCTCCGGTGGAGCGTCGACGCGTTCGTCTACGCCACGGATTTCATCGAGCTCGAGCCGCCGTCTTGCGGGAACCCGAGTCAGGTCGAGCGTGCCAACGTCGACGGGGACGAGTTCGATGATGTGCTCGTCTTCACGGACTGCATTCCGCACCCGCGGTTCGGCGAGCAGGCAGGCTTCTATCTCTTCCGCGGCAGTCCGGTGCTTGTCGATCTGCATCCGGAGTTCGTCCAAACCGACATTCCCGTCTACCGAGCACTCGTCGAAGATTTTGACGGCGACGGCCTCGACGACGTTCTCTTCGACAACATCGAAGAGCTTGATCTGTTCGTGGCGGAGGGCGATGGGAAGTTCGGGCCGGCGATTGTCGTCTGGACATCGGATATCCCACTCTCGCTGGATAGCAACAACGTTTGGGAGTTCGATTTCGCGGACCTTGACGGTGACGGTGCCAAGGAGATCCTCGCTGGGCGGACGGTCATCCTCGACCCTCTGGGTTCGCCGGTGTTCGAGGACTACATCCCTGAAGGGGTGTTCGCCCCCGTCATCGAGATCTTGCCGGCGGGGGACATCTCTGGCGATGGTGTCGACGACCTCGTGCTGCTCACGTCTCCGGTGACTGTGGCGCAGGTTCTGATCTCGGGGCCGCCTGGGCCGCACTGA
- a CDS encoding zinc-binding dehydrogenase yields MDAIVLHACGGPERLQLEAREPPNARPGWVVVKVHAEGVCYRDIVERRGGFAFIKQPVVPGHEWAGEIVEVGAGVIDFAIGDRVVNLHRAACGACEACRRGHETRCRAALEVFGLSVDGGYAQLVAAPVGCLVRLPLEIPYAAACFLNCTAGVALRALRSVARVAQGERVLVTGASGGVGAHAIQIAKVLGAHVIAATSSDAKRGSLRDLGADTVVVSTAADLHRAVKRETAGTGVDVVLDCVGTPTLNASLRSLRAGGRLVVVGNVTSDRWEVNPGFVILAELQIMGSAGCNRDDLEQVLAWVAQGRVRPIIAEQLPLSAAAEAHRRLERQGVTGRIVLLPWADPTEAAK; encoded by the coding sequence ATGGATGCCATCGTCCTGCACGCCTGCGGTGGGCCCGAGCGGCTGCAGCTCGAGGCGCGCGAGCCCCCGAACGCCCGTCCGGGCTGGGTGGTCGTCAAGGTGCACGCCGAGGGCGTGTGTTACCGCGACATCGTCGAGCGCCGCGGCGGCTTTGCCTTCATCAAGCAACCGGTGGTGCCCGGCCACGAATGGGCCGGGGAGATCGTCGAGGTCGGCGCGGGCGTGATCGACTTCGCGATCGGTGACCGTGTGGTGAACCTGCACCGCGCGGCCTGTGGCGCGTGCGAGGCGTGTCGGCGAGGTCACGAGACGCGTTGTCGCGCGGCGCTCGAGGTGTTCGGGCTGTCCGTCGACGGCGGCTACGCACAGCTGGTGGCCGCGCCGGTGGGATGCCTGGTGCGCTTGCCACTGGAGATCCCCTACGCCGCCGCGTGCTTCCTCAACTGCACGGCCGGGGTTGCCCTGCGAGCGCTGCGCTCGGTCGCCCGCGTCGCGCAGGGCGAGCGCGTGCTGGTGACCGGCGCCAGCGGTGGCGTGGGTGCCCATGCGATCCAGATCGCGAAGGTGCTCGGCGCCCACGTCATCGCCGCGACCAGCAGCGACGCCAAGCGCGGGTCGCTGCGCGATCTCGGTGCGGACACGGTGGTGGTCTCCACGGCCGCGGATCTCCACCGCGCGGTGAAGCGCGAAACCGCAGGCACCGGCGTCGACGTCGTGCTCGATTGCGTCGGCACACCGACGCTCAACGCCTCACTGCGATCGCTGCGAGCCGGCGGCCGCCTCGTGGTCGTGGGCAACGTCACCAGCGATCGATGGGAGGTGAACCCCGGGTTCGTCATCCTCGCCGAGCTGCAGATCATGGGCAGCGCCGGCTGCAACCGCGACGACCTCGAGCAGGTGCTCGCGTGGGTCGCACAGGGTCGCGTGCGACCGATCATCGCCGAGCAACTCCCGCTGTCCGCCGCCGCCGAGGCCCACCGCCGGCTCGAACGCCAGGGCGTGACCGGTCGCATCGTGCTGCTGCCCTGGGCAGACCCCACCGAAGCCGCGAAATAG
- a CDS encoding inorganic diphosphatase translates to MVTSNARVSFATLQDLSPLQRVRIEVPRWSFVKRKGDGRVDVISPLPCPYNYGCIEDIVAADGDGLDALVLGPRLAAGVLVETTVRAVFGFCDAGVEDPKLVCSAVPLTAAERRGIERFFWAYAWFKRGIHRVRGESGTTTALGWLSSPWARAASSSS, encoded by the coding sequence ATGGTAACATCGAACGCACGCGTGAGCTTCGCGACGCTCCAAGACCTCTCACCGCTGCAGCGGGTCCGCATCGAGGTGCCGCGGTGGAGCTTCGTGAAGCGCAAGGGCGATGGCCGCGTCGACGTGATCTCGCCGCTGCCGTGCCCCTACAACTATGGCTGTATCGAGGACATCGTCGCCGCCGACGGTGACGGCCTCGACGCGCTGGTGCTGGGTCCGCGACTCGCCGCCGGCGTGCTCGTCGAGACCACGGTACGTGCGGTGTTCGGCTTCTGCGACGCGGGCGTCGAGGACCCGAAGCTGGTGTGCAGCGCAGTGCCGCTGACCGCGGCCGAGCGCCGCGGCATCGAGCGCTTCTTCTGGGCCTACGCGTGGTTCAAGCGCGGCATTCACCGCGTGAGGGGCGAGTCCGGCACCACCACCGCGCTCGGCTGGCTCAGCTCGCCGTGGGCGCGCGCGGCCTCGAGCTCGAGCTGA
- a CDS encoding response regulator, protein MSNIAEEDERRVSRPLAAARPAGGGDLEGMLLGSADAMLLLDERGVITFANPSAAGLLHATRGALVGTPMERWLESADAEHDGLQLGQRPLERGLVVRGRARGLDGESFPLEVSISPLGGASSGYLAVCRDGSERERLEAQLRQAQKMEAIGRLAGGIAHDLNNVLTVVRSFGELGLEEAAPGSGTAECLTQILEAASRSERLTRQLLAFSRRQAVAPRVLSFNDIVRDTEAMLRRIAGESIEFRTDLDPEAWNVRVDPTHFGQVVMNLVVNARDAMEAGGSLHINTSNVELDAEYAAAHGVELEPGEYAALSVTDSGVGIAPELVARIFEPFFTTKASDKGTGLGLSTCYGIVKQAGGVIWVYSEVGVGTTFKVYVPRVRENSAPSTRRRRTTSVRAGGDETLLVVEDDSQVRRVVAETLARQGYRVLTAQHGLDAIDVAGRHEGGIDLLITDVVMPKMGGPELAHELRSARPGLRVLFVSGYSEYAMIREGALGDQESLLEKPFSRDRLLERVRQLLDAHCDRR, encoded by the coding sequence GTGTCGAACATCGCGGAGGAAGATGAGCGTCGGGTGAGTCGCCCGCTGGCTGCGGCGCGGCCGGCCGGCGGCGGCGATCTCGAGGGCATGCTGCTCGGCTCCGCCGATGCGATGCTATTGCTCGACGAGCGCGGGGTGATCACCTTCGCCAACCCGAGTGCCGCCGGCTTGCTGCACGCAACGCGGGGGGCGCTGGTCGGCACGCCGATGGAGCGCTGGCTCGAGTCGGCCGATGCCGAGCACGACGGTCTGCAGCTGGGCCAGCGACCGCTCGAGCGCGGCCTGGTCGTGCGCGGGCGTGCACGCGGCCTCGACGGCGAGTCGTTCCCGCTCGAGGTATCGATCTCGCCGCTCGGCGGCGCGTCGAGCGGCTACCTGGCAGTGTGCCGCGATGGCAGCGAGCGCGAGCGACTCGAGGCGCAGCTGCGACAGGCGCAGAAGATGGAGGCCATCGGCCGACTCGCCGGCGGCATCGCGCACGATCTCAACAACGTGCTGACGGTCGTGCGGAGCTTCGGCGAGCTCGGACTCGAGGAGGCCGCGCCCGGCTCGGGCACGGCCGAGTGCCTCACGCAGATCCTCGAGGCGGCCTCGCGATCCGAGCGCCTCACGCGACAGCTGTTGGCGTTCTCGCGGCGGCAGGCGGTGGCGCCGCGCGTGCTCTCGTTCAACGACATCGTGCGCGACACCGAGGCGATGCTGCGACGCATTGCTGGCGAGTCGATCGAGTTCCGCACCGACCTCGATCCCGAGGCCTGGAACGTGCGCGTCGATCCGACGCACTTCGGTCAGGTCGTGATGAACCTGGTGGTCAACGCGCGCGACGCGATGGAGGCCGGCGGCAGCCTGCACATCAACACCAGCAACGTCGAGCTCGATGCCGAGTACGCCGCCGCGCACGGCGTCGAGCTCGAGCCAGGGGAGTACGCCGCACTTTCCGTGACCGACTCGGGCGTCGGCATCGCGCCCGAGCTGGTGGCGCGGATCTTCGAGCCGTTCTTCACCACCAAGGCCAGCGACAAGGGCACCGGTCTGGGCTTGTCGACCTGCTACGGCATCGTGAAGCAGGCCGGCGGCGTGATCTGGGTCTACTCGGAGGTCGGCGTGGGCACGACCTTCAAGGTCTACGTGCCGCGCGTGCGCGAGAACAGTGCACCGTCGACGCGCCGCCGACGTACCACGTCGGTACGGGCCGGCGGTGACGAGACGTTGCTGGTGGTCGAGGACGATTCGCAGGTGCGCCGCGTGGTCGCCGAGACGCTCGCGCGCCAGGGCTACCGGGTGTTGACGGCGCAGCACGGTCTCGACGCGATCGACGTCGCGGGGCGCCACGAGGGCGGCATCGATCTCCTGATCACCGACGTGGTCATGCCCAAGATGGGGGGCCCCGAGCTCGCCCACGAGCTGCGATCGGCGCGCCCGGGGCTGCGGGTCCTGTTCGTTTCGGGGTACTCCGAGTACGCGATGATCCGCGAGGGCGCGCTGGGTGATCAGGAGTCGCTGCTCGAGAAGCCGTTCTCGCGCGATCGCTTGCTCGAGCGGGTACGGCAGCTGCTCGACGCGCACTGCGACCGCCGCTAG
- a CDS encoding efflux RND transporter permease subunit, with translation MRGWIGQAVLRPVTTMMVTITVLLFGLVAALRLPVELLPELSYPTITVRTSDSDAAPLEVEELITRPIEERVGAVPGVVKVESVSREGQSDVVLDFAWGTPMDQAIADVREKLDRVTLPTTADRPLLLRYDPSQEPIMRLALRPNEDAELTLRDLAALRKLAEDVVKRELEKIAGVAAVQIHGGELEEVAIELDPARLAALGVGADDVVTALQRDNVNRPGGAVDERDDRYLVRTLHEAETPEQLGAIIVRSSAGRELRIRDLAKVQRRPLEREELSLVGGRESVELAVYREGDANLVAVARAIEEARARLRLPQGYEVVVLADNSQFIESSVDEVVDNTTIGAMLAVLVLLFFLRELRSTVVIAVAIPISLLATFVPLQALGVSLNIMSLGGLALGVGMLVDNSIVVLEAIARIREEREAAGTARGAVARREIAIAGTAEVGTSVVASTLTTIAVFLPMAFVEGVAGQLVRDLSLAISFSILSSMLVSLTLVPVLLSFGDDDDDIVEGGRRTLLGLLVIPLALFYRLVALAVRGAGALLGLLARPLTTVWDGLERSYPWLLRRAMRRPGVVVLAALAICVVTVPLADRHGRTLVPELSQREFFVQLELPQGTTLARTEATVRRLGAVLDDDAAVELHFARVGSLTQAGNAGGTVTGTHLGQIDVRLTALADGEQAAAIETRLLARLRGALDHGQATLRLGHPTLVAFGPPIEVQVFSEDPPRGIAVTKALLPELQAIDGLPEVVADDLEGRPEVRVQFDRERLGRIGLTVDDAATAVQRAIAGEVATQLHTADRQLDVRVRLPLADRSSVEDVAAIQVAVIGGVPVRLDAVADVSPDRGPSEIRRIDGRRGLRIRARVEGLNLGGVARDVENVLAAHADDDPTVSAAIAGQAGEMEASLQSIGFTAALSLFLVYVVMAATFESLLHPFLILFTVPLAITGVAVGCDLAGLPLSAMVGIGVIVLGGIVVNNAIVLVAAINDRRGDGMPLFEAVIDAGRVRLRPILMTTLTSVLGLVPMALGLGDGASLRQPLAVSIMGGLSSSTLLTLVVIPAVYLLLPGKVRAAWSTTRSSDAEAD, from the coding sequence ATGCGAGGTTGGATCGGCCAGGCGGTGCTGCGCCCCGTCACCACCATGATGGTGACGATCACGGTGCTGCTGTTCGGCCTGGTCGCCGCGCTGCGCCTGCCGGTCGAGCTGCTGCCGGAGCTGTCCTATCCGACCATCACCGTGCGCACGAGCGACAGCGACGCGGCGCCGCTCGAGGTCGAGGAGCTCATCACCCGGCCCATCGAAGAGCGGGTCGGCGCGGTACCGGGGGTGGTCAAGGTCGAGTCGGTCTCGCGCGAGGGCCAGTCCGACGTCGTGCTCGACTTCGCCTGGGGCACGCCGATGGATCAGGCGATCGCCGACGTGCGCGAGAAGCTCGACCGCGTCACGCTGCCGACCACCGCCGATCGCCCGCTGCTGCTGCGCTACGACCCGTCGCAGGAGCCGATCATGCGGCTCGCGCTGCGGCCCAACGAGGACGCCGAGCTCACGCTGCGCGACCTCGCGGCGCTGCGGAAGCTCGCGGAGGACGTGGTCAAGCGCGAGCTGGAGAAGATCGCTGGCGTCGCCGCCGTGCAGATCCACGGCGGTGAGCTCGAAGAGGTCGCCATCGAGCTCGATCCTGCGCGGCTGGCCGCACTGGGCGTGGGCGCCGACGACGTGGTCACGGCGCTACAGCGCGACAACGTGAATCGTCCCGGTGGCGCGGTCGACGAGCGCGACGATCGCTACCTGGTGCGGACGCTGCACGAGGCCGAGACCCCCGAGCAGCTGGGCGCCATCATCGTGCGCTCGAGCGCCGGTCGCGAGCTACGGATCCGCGACCTCGCGAAGGTCCAGCGGCGGCCGCTCGAACGCGAAGAGCTGTCGCTGGTCGGTGGGCGCGAGAGCGTCGAGCTGGCGGTCTATCGCGAGGGCGACGCGAACCTCGTCGCGGTCGCACGCGCGATCGAGGAGGCCCGCGCGCGCCTGCGACTCCCGCAGGGCTACGAGGTCGTGGTCCTGGCGGACAACTCGCAGTTCATCGAGTCGTCGGTCGACGAGGTGGTCGACAACACCACGATCGGCGCGATGCTGGCGGTGCTGGTGCTGCTGTTCTTCCTCCGCGAGCTGCGCTCGACGGTGGTGATCGCGGTGGCGATCCCGATCTCGTTGCTGGCGACCTTCGTGCCGCTGCAGGCGCTCGGGGTCTCGCTCAACATCATGAGCCTCGGGGGGCTCGCGCTCGGCGTGGGCATGCTGGTCGACAACAGCATCGTGGTGCTCGAGGCGATCGCACGGATCCGCGAGGAGCGCGAGGCTGCAGGCACCGCGCGTGGAGCGGTCGCGCGACGTGAGATCGCCATCGCCGGCACCGCCGAGGTCGGCACCTCGGTGGTGGCCTCGACGCTCACGACGATCGCGGTGTTCCTGCCGATGGCCTTCGTGGAGGGGGTCGCGGGTCAGCTGGTACGCGACCTCAGCCTCGCGATCAGCTTCTCGATCCTGTCGTCGATGCTGGTGAGCCTGACGTTGGTGCCGGTGCTGCTGTCGTTCGGTGACGACGACGATGACATCGTCGAGGGCGGACGCCGCACGTTGCTGGGGCTCCTGGTGATCCCGCTGGCGCTGTTCTACCGCCTGGTCGCGCTGGCCGTGCGCGGCGCGGGTGCGTTGCTGGGGTTGCTGGCGCGCCCGCTGACGACCGTGTGGGACGGGCTCGAGCGCAGCTATCCGTGGCTGCTGCGCCGCGCGATGCGTCGGCCGGGGGTCGTCGTGCTGGCCGCGCTGGCGATCTGCGTCGTGACGGTGCCGCTGGCCGATCGACACGGGCGCACGCTGGTGCCCGAGCTCTCGCAGCGCGAGTTCTTCGTGCAGCTGGAGCTGCCGCAGGGCACCACGCTCGCGCGCACCGAGGCGACGGTGCGACGGCTGGGCGCGGTGCTCGACGACGACGCCGCGGTCGAGCTGCACTTCGCCCGCGTCGGCAGCCTCACCCAGGCCGGCAACGCCGGCGGCACCGTGACCGGGACGCACCTCGGCCAGATCGACGTACGGCTGACCGCGCTCGCCGACGGCGAGCAGGCCGCCGCGATCGAGACGCGATTGCTGGCGCGCCTGCGGGGCGCGCTCGATCACGGCCAAGCGACGCTGCGGCTGGGTCATCCCACACTGGTCGCGTTCGGGCCTCCGATCGAGGTGCAGGTCTTCTCGGAGGATCCTCCGCGCGGCATCGCCGTGACCAAGGCGCTGTTGCCCGAGCTGCAGGCGATCGATGGCCTCCCCGAGGTCGTCGCCGACGACCTCGAGGGTCGCCCCGAGGTGCGGGTGCAGTTCGATCGCGAGCGCCTGGGTCGCATCGGCCTCACGGTCGACGACGCTGCCACCGCGGTGCAGCGCGCCATCGCTGGCGAGGTGGCGACCCAGCTGCACACCGCCGACCGCCAGCTCGACGTGCGCGTTCGGCTGCCGCTCGCCGACCGCTCGAGCGTCGAGGACGTCGCCGCGATCCAGGTCGCGGTGATCGGCGGGGTACCGGTGCGACTCGACGCGGTCGCCGACGTGAGCCCCGACCGCGGGCCCTCCGAGATCCGCCGCATCGACGGCCGCCGTGGGCTGCGGATCCGCGCCCGGGTCGAGGGCCTGAACCTGGGCGGCGTCGCGCGCGACGTCGAGAACGTGCTCGCCGCACACGCCGACGACGATCCCACCGTCTCGGCGGCGATCGCCGGCCAAGCCGGCGAGATGGAGGCCTCGCTGCAGAGCATCGGCTTCACCGCCGCGCTGTCGCTGTTCCTGGTCTACGTGGTGATGGCCGCGACCTTCGAGAGCCTGCTGCACCCGTTCCTGATCCTGTTCACGGTGCCGCTGGCCATCACGGGCGTCGCGGTCGGGTGCGACCTCGCGGGCCTGCCACTGTCGGCGATGGTCGGCATCGGGGTGATCGTGCTGGGCGGAATCGTCGTCAACAACGCCATCGTGCTGGTCGCGGCCATCAACGATCGACGCGGCGACGGCATGCCGCTGTTCGAGGCGGTCATCGACGCCGGCCGCGTGCGGCTGCGCCCGATCCTGATGACCACGCTCACCAGCGTGCTCGGGTTGGTCCCGATGGCGCTCGGCCTCGGCGATGGCGCCTCGCTGCGGCAGCCGCTGGCGGTGTCGATCATGGGCGGCCTGTCGTCGTCGACGCTGCTGACGCTGGTGGTGATCCCGGCGGTCTACCTGTTGCTGCCGGGCAAGGTCCGCGCGGCGTGGTCGACGACCCGCTCGAGCGACGCCGAGGCCGACTAG